The sequence below is a genomic window from Phormidium ambiguum IAM M-71.
AGCTGTCATCCCTACCAAACATGAAACTTCAATTCTTGATTGGTTAGAATCTACTGGTCGTCTTTTAGCTAGAGATGAAGTCCCCGCCCAAGATTATGCCGAAGAAGGTGAAGACATTGATGGTCTGATTGTTGATGATGTTCCTTATGACGACGACTTCGATGATGATGATATGGGAGATTTGGACGAAGAAGTTTAATTTTTGAAGGCAGAAGGCAGAAGGCAGAAGGCAGAAGGCAGAAGGCAGAAGGTAAAATTCCCCTTGTCCTCCCTGCCCAACTCACCTTCGCAATGACCAAAATCAATTTATAGTGTGGAGTGAAGTAATTTCGTGGATGCTAAATCACTAGATAGCAGGTCTTTCAAGTTATCAGGGGTAAGTCTGTCTGTAATCCTAGCCGTTGTGCTGAGTTTAGTAGCGATTTTTTTAGATGGGAAAACAGGTAGGTTTAATAACCCAGGAGTTTCTTTGACACTGCCGTTTTGGGTTTGCGCCATAGCAACCGCTGGGTTAGGCTATTGGGTAGTACCACTTTTGCGATCGCTCAAAGCTGGACAAGTAATTCGAGAAGATGGGCCACAAACTCATTTGAAAAAAGGTGGCACTCCGACAATGGGAGGCATATTTTTTATCCCAGTCGGTGTAATTATTGCTCTATTTTGGTCAGTTTTTAGTCTAGGAATCAGAGATTTTGCATCGGTAGCAGCGGTTTCTGCTTTGACAATTGGTTATGCTTTTATTGGTTGGTTAGATGATTGGCAAATTTTACGCCGCAAATCTAACAAAGGTATTTCACCAAAAATGAAATTAGCTTTGCAAGTTGGTTTTGCTATATTGTTTTGCCTCTGGTTAATTTGGCAGCAACCAGCAAATCTTACCAACCTAAATTTACCTTTTGGTTTAGCATTACCTTTGGGTTTATTGTTTTGGCCTTTGGCAGTTTTCGTATTAGTGGCAGAAAGCAACGCTACTAATTTAACTGATGGTGTTGATGGGTTAGCAGGTGGTCTTTGCGCGATCGTATTTTTAGGATTAGCAACTTTAGTCGCCCCAACTCATCCCGGTTTAATGATATTTTGCGCCTGTTTAAGTGGCAGCTGCTTAGGATTTTTAGCCCATAATCGCAACCCCGCAAAAGTCTTCATGGGCGATACAGGTTCCCTAGCATTAGGAGGCGCTTTAGCAGCAGTCGCCTTATTAAGTAACACACTCTGGAGTTTATTTATCCTCAGTGGGATTTTCTTTATCGA
It includes:
- a CDS encoding DUF3134 domain-containing protein, encoding MVYNPSLREEPIDQPAAVIPTKHETSILDWLESTGRLLARDEVPAQDYAEEGEDIDGLIVDDVPYDDDFDDDDMGDLDEEV
- the mraY gene encoding phospho-N-acetylmuramoyl-pentapeptide-transferase, which gives rise to MDAKSLDSRSFKLSGVSLSVILAVVLSLVAIFLDGKTGRFNNPGVSLTLPFWVCAIATAGLGYWVVPLLRSLKAGQVIREDGPQTHLKKGGTPTMGGIFFIPVGVIIALFWSVFSLGIRDFASVAAVSALTIGYAFIGWLDDWQILRRKSNKGISPKMKLALQVGFAILFCLWLIWQQPANLTNLNLPFGLALPLGLLFWPLAVFVLVAESNATNLTDGVDGLAGGLCAIVFLGLATLVAPTHPGLMIFCACLSGSCLGFLAHNRNPAKVFMGDTGSLALGGALAAVALLSNTLWSLFILSGIFFIETLSVMAQVSYYKATKGPDGIGKRLFKMAPLHHHLELSGWTELQVVATFYAINGILYLLCLLIR